DNA from Streptomyces sp. NBC_01260:
CGTAGTCGACCGGGTCGCACACCGCGGCCCGCAGGGCGAGGACGGCCGCGGCCGCCTCGGTGAGGGCGGTGGTGTGCAGCCGCGCCCTCAGCAGTGCGGGGATCCGGTCGCGGGTGAGACCTGCGACGACCGCCGGTTCGAGCCCGGCGCTGTAGGTGTACGCGCCGACCGGGAGCCGTCCGTCACCGAGCAGCAGGGGTGCCAGTGCGCCCATCAGAACATGGAGTACCGCTGGGCCAGCGGCAGTTCGGTGGCGGGTGACGGCTCGACGAGCTCCCCGTCGATATGGATGGCGAAGGTCTCCGGGTCCACCTCGATGTCCGGGAGCGCGGTGTTGTTCGGCAGGTCCGCCTTGGTGAGGTGGCGGGTGGGGCGTACGGCGACGAGTTCGCGTTCGAGTCCGAGGCGTTCGGCGAGGCCGTCGGCCAGGGCGGCCGGGGCGACGAAGCTGACCGAGAGGTGCGGGGCGGCCCCGGCGGCGGCGGTGGGGCGCAGCAGCACGGGCTGGGTGGTGGGGATCGCGGCGTTGGCGTCGCCGAGGGGTGCGTACACCACCATGCCGCCCTTGATCACGGCGGCGGGGCGGATGCCGAAGAACGCGGGGTCCCAGAGCACCAGGTCGGCGAGCTTGCCGGGTTCGACGGAGCCGATGACATGGTCGATGCCGTGGGCGACGGCCGGGCAGATCGTGTACTTGGCGACGTAGCGGCGGGCCCGTTCGTTGTCGGCGGGCAGTTCGCTGCCGCGGTCGCCGAAGCGCTGCTTCATCACATGGGCGACCTGCCAGGTGCGGCAGATGACCTCACCGATGCGGCCCATGGCCTGGGCGTCGGAGGAGGTGATGGAGAGGGCCCCTATGTCGTGCAGGATGTCCTCGGCCGCGATGGTACTGGCCCGGATGCGGGACTCGGCGAAGGCGAGGTCCTCGGGGACGCGCGGGTTGAGGTGGTGGCAGACCATCAGCATGTCGAGGTGTTCGTCGACGGTGTTGACGGTGTGCGGGAGCGTCGGGTTGGTGGACGCCGGGAGGATGTTGGGGTACGAGGCGACGGTGATGATGTCGGGCGCGTGGCCACCGCCCGCGCCCTCGGCGTGGAAGACGTGGATGCCGCGTCCGGCGATGGCGTCGAGTGTGCCCTCGACGTAGCCGGCCTCGTTGAGGCTGTCGCCGTGCAGGGCGACCTGGAGACCGTAGGCGTCGGCGGCCTTCAGGGCGGCGTCGATGGCGGCGGGGGTGGCGCCCCAGTCCTCGTGGACCTTGTAGCCGCCCGCACCGCCGAGCGCGGCCTCGCGCAGGGCCTCCTCGCCGACGGTGGAGCCCTTGCCGAAGAGCATGATGTTGAGCGGGACGCGGTCCAGGGACCGGTGCATCATCGCGAGGTTCCAGGCCCCGGGGGTGACCGTGGTGGCCTTGGATCCCTCGGTGGCTCCGGTGCCGCCGCCGATGACGGTCGTGGTGCCGGTGGCCAGTGCCTCGTGGAGGGTCTCCGGCATCAGGAAGTGGACGTGGGTGTCGACGGCTCCGGCGGTCAGGATGCGCCCCTCGCCGGAGACGACGTCGGTGCCGGGGCCGATCACCAGCTCGGGGTGGACGCCCTCGCCGATGTCGGGGTTGCCCGAACGGCCGAGGGCGACGATCCGGCCGGCCCGGATGCCGATGTCGGTCTTGACGATGCCCCAGTGGTCCAGGACCACGACGTTGGTGATGACGAGGTCGAGGGCGCCGTCGGCGCGTGACGTGGTGGCCTGGCCCATCGATTCGCGGATGGACTTGCCGCCGCCGAAGACCGCCTCGTCGCCGCCGAAGCAGCGGTCCTCCTCGACCTCGATCCAGAGATCGGTGTCGGCGAGCCTGATGCGGTCTTTGGTGGTGGGGCCGTAGAACGCCGCGTATGCGGCGCGGGTCAGTTGTGCCATGTCACACGCCCTCCGTTTCTGCGGCATCCTGTGCGGCGCCCGCTGCTGTACCTTCCGCGCCTCGGAACCAGGGCGCGGTGCGGACGACGATGCCCGGCACCGTTCCGCGTCCGCCGAGCTCGACGAGGGTGATCTCCGCGCCGACGCCGGGCTCGAAGCGCAGCGACGTACCGGACGGGATATCGAGCCGGAATCCCTCGGCCTGCGACCGGTCGAAGGAAAGCGCGGGATTCACGTCGAAGAAATGGAAATGCGATCCGATCTGAATAGGCCGGTCCCCGTCGTTCACCACGGTGAGCCGCAATTTCCGACGGTCGGAATTCACGTGGACCACGCCGGGCCCGGTACGGATCTCGCCGGGGATCACGGGATCGGCGAGGTGATCGTGACGAGCTTGCGCCCGTCGGGGAAGGTCGCTTCGACCTGAACGTCGTGCAGCATCTCCGGGACACCTTCGAGCACGTCAGCGCGGGTGAGTACGGATCTTCCCAGAGTCATGAGGTCGGCGACCCCGGCCCCTTCCCGGGCTCGTTCCATCGCCCAGCAGGCGAGCAGGGCGACGGCCTCGGGGTAGTTCAGGCGTACGCCGCGCTCCCGCCGGTCGCGGGCAACCATTCCGGCAACACTCAGCAGTAATTTATCCGTGTCGGACGGAGTGAGAAACATGGGAAACCTCCATGGCGGCAGTTCCCGGAATTCCCGGAATCGCCTTGGCCACCGTCCTCTTATAAGCCTCCGGGCAGGGCCGTGGCAACTTGCGCCACACCGCAAAAAGTCCCTTTCTTGCATCATGACCCACTATATACGGGCAAAGCAGACAAATTTTGGTCATCGTGGGACCATGCGAGAGGCGGCCGCACACCCCGGTTCAGGGGTGCGCGGCCGCCTCAAGAGGAAACCTCAGCAGGTCACTTCAGGCCGAAGGCCCGGATGATCTCCTGGTCCACGGTGAAACCGTCGCCGGCCTCGGCGTGCGCCTTGAGCGAAACCGCGGTGGCACCCTTCTTCGGGGTCTTGAACCGGGCGGTCCAGGAACCGGCCGAGTCCTTCTTCAGCTGCACCGCGCTCCAGCTCTCCCCGTCGTCGTAGCTGACCGACAGCGAGGCCTTCTTCGCCTTCACCGCACCGTCCAGCCACTCCTGCGTGGCGGACGAGAGACCGATCTCGGTCGTCTTCCCGGCCTTCACGTCACCGGCCAGGTCGGTCTTGACGTCGTAGTCCAGCTGGAGGAGCGGGATGTCGGCCTGTCCCGGTCCGGCCGGGTCGATCGCGCCCGAGAGGAAGTTCCACTCGGTGTGGGTCCGGATCGAGGTCTTCCAGGTCCCCTCGTCGCGCGAGGCGTCGAGCGCGAGGCGGTAGGGGAGCTTCTCGGGCGAGAGGTCGAAGGCGTAGCCCGCGCGGCCCGCCGACTTGCTGAGCTGCGTGTCGCCCTGGAAGAAGGCGATGGTGCCGTTGTCGTACTCGTTCTCCATCGAGCCGGAGTGGCCGGCACCCGAGTCCGTCCACGGGGTGATGTTGAACTGGATGTCGTTGTACTCGGAGCGGAACGGACCCCAGTAGCCGGTGCCCAGCCGCGGGCGGCTGACCGGTGCGAACCACGTGCCCCGGTAGTCGCGGCCCGCCTGGTAGTCCATGGTGCCGCTGCGCTCCTCCAGCGCGACGTCCGTGCCGTCGTCGTTGAAGACCGAGTGGTCCTCGTACCAGAACGAGGCGCCGGGCAGCGGGGTGACCCATTCGGTGCGGGTGCCGGGGAACCTCTCGTACTCCTGGAAGCCGATGCCGTAGCCGTAGTCGGGGATGTCGTAGCGGAATCCGCCGCCGACGACGTCGCGGTTGCCGTAGAAGGTGTTCTCCACCTTCGCCAGCTGACGGGCGGCCGGGGCGAAGGCCAGCGAACGGTCCGGAATCGTACCGTCGTGGCGGTCGACCAGGTCGTACACGTAGCGCGCGAACCTCCGCTGTTCGACGGTCACCTTCTTGCCGCGCTGGGCGGCCTTGACCAGTCCGTCGCCGGCCAGGCGCCGAACGGTGGCGATCGGGATGGCCGCCGTGGTGCCGTAGTCGGTGTAGGACTCCATCAGCACGCCGTCGCCCTGGTTGACGACGAAGAGCGCCTCGGCCCCGGCCGCGACCGCCGCCGCGATCCGGTCGGCCGGGGTCACCGCGGTGCTGCTGCGGATCACGACGGCCTTGCCCCTGGCGCTGATGCCCCGGTAGTCGGCGGCGGCGCCGTCGCCCGCGAAGACGCTGCCGAGCTTCTTCCGGCTGTCCTCGGCGACGGGGGATCCGCTCTGCACGGTCACCGGCACATCACGGCCGTCGGCCGTCAGGTCGATCAGCTTCTCGCCCTGGCGCCAGCGGGTCAGGAAGGAGAAGCTGCCCTTGGTGACCTTCTTGGTCGGGCTCGCCCACAGCTGGTCGTACGTCAGCGGGATCTGGTACGCGTCGCGCTGGACGGTGCCGTCCGGTGCGGTGCGCGCCATGTCGTAGCGCAGCTGGCGGGTCTCGGTCTCCTTCGGCGTCTTCACGGCGATCTTGTGGGCCTTCGAGGCATCGAGGGAGACCGTCGTCGACTTGTCGAGAATGATCTCGGGGGCCGCCAGGAAGGCGAGGGCCTGCGAGTCGGCGGTGTCGCCCTTGATGTCGGCGGCGGTCCAGGCGGTGTAGTTGCCCGGCGGCAGCCGCAGCGTGGTCTCACCCGACACCCCGACGACGCCGATGTTCTCGTCGCCGAGGGCGGCGAAGGCGACCTGTCCGTCCATCGGCTTGCCCGCGCGGTCGCGCAGCTCGATCTTCAGGTCGTAGAGCTCCTGCTCCTTGTTGAGCGCGAAGCCGGTGTGCGCGACGGTGGCGCCGGTGGCGTCCTTCGCGATCACCTGTCCGGAGAAGGTGGTGTTGTTGGCGACCTTGGACGGGTCGAGCGAGAGCACGGCCTCGGCGGTCGAACCGGCGGGCACGGTCAGCTGCTTCGCCGACAGGGTGTAGGCGTCGGCGTCCGTGTCGGCCGCCAGGTCCAGCGTGACGTCCGTCTTCCCGGTGTTGCGGTAGGTGATGGTCCGCTCGGCAACCGGGTCGGAGTCGGAGTGCGGCCAGTTGTAGGACGCGACCGCGACGGAGCCGGTGGCCTCGATCGTGGTGTCGATCGCCGCCTTCACATCGAGCCGGCCGCTGCCCTGCTCGTACGGCGTGTAGTCCGGCAGTTCCTTCGACGAGGTCATCAGCGCGTCCTTGATGCGCTGACCGGACCAGTCGGGGTGACGCTGCTTCACGATGGCGGCGGCGCCCGCGACATGCGGCGTCGCCATCGACGTACCGGACATCGACTGGTACATGCCCTCGATGCCGGGGACCGACTGCGAGGCGGCGGCGTTGATGTCCACGCCCGGGGCGGAGAGGTCGGGCTTCAGACCGTAGCTGCGGGTCAGCGGGCCCATGGAGGAGAAGCCCGCGCGGTTGTCCTGCTTGTCGACGGCGGCGATGGTGAGCGCCTTCTCCGCCGAGCCGGGCGAGCCGATGGTGCCCGCGCCGTAGGCGTTGCCCGCCGCGATCACGAAGAGCGGACCACCGTCGGCCGAGAGGGCGTCGACGGCCTGCGACATCGGGTCCGAACCGTCGTCCGGAATGCTGGAGCCCAGGCTCATGGAGACGACGTCGGCGCCCTCCGCCTTGGCCCACTCCATCGCCTCGATGATGCCGGAGTCCGCACCGGAGCCCTCGTCGCTCAGCACCTTGCCGATGATCAGGCCGGCGGCCGGGGCGACGCCCTTGTTGAGACCGCCGGACGCGGCGCCGGAGCCCGCGATCGTGGAGGCGACGTGCGTGCCGTGGCCGTTCTTGTCGTCGACCTCCTGGCCGGGCACGAAGCTCCTGGACTCCAGGACGCGGTCCTTGACGTCCGGGTGGTCGGCGTCGATACCGGTGTCCAGGACGGCGACCTTGGAGCCCTTGCCGTCGTAGCCGGCGGCCCAGGCCTGCGGGGCGTTGACCTGCGGGACGGAGTCCTTCAGCGCGGCCTCGACCCGGCCGTCGAGCCAGAGCCGGCCGATGCCGTTGTCGAGCGAACGGGCCTTGGGCGTGGCGGCGATGTCGTCCCAGAAGGCGCGGGTGGTGGCCTTGGCCGCCTTCAGCGCCGCGCCGTGGATGCTCTCCAGCCGGCGGACCGTCTTGCTGCCCCGGGGTGCGGCGGGCAGCGAACGGGCCTTGCCCGCCGGGTAGGTGGCGATCAGCGGGATGCCGCCGGACTTCTTGTCGTCGTAGCCCATCTTCGCGAGCGCGGTGACGTTGAAGAGCCGGCGGTCCAGCTTGCCGGCGGCGATCAGGCCCGCCGCCTCGTCGGGCAGGACGTAGACGTCGTCGCCCGCCTGCTGGACGTGCACTCCGCCGGACGCGCCGTCGGGGCGGTCCACGGTGACGGTGTCCTGCTTTCCGGCCCCGTCGGCGTAGTGGACGACGTCCCCGGTGAGCAGGGTGATGTCGTACTGCTTGACGGGGGTGGCCGGGTGGCCGGTGGACGGGAGGTGACCGGTGGCCGCGGAGGCGGCGCCCGTGGCGGGAAGCAGTGCGCCGCTCACCAGGGCGACGGAAGTCGCTATGAGGAGGGCCCTGCGCCCCGCACGAGCGGGTCTCGCCCGGCCGGAGACAGTGGAGGGGGTGAATGTCATGCAGCTGATCTACCGGTAAATCGGCGGCTGCGGTGAGGTTCACACCTGGCGTGAATGCGCCGTGGCGGCAACCCGCCGGTCGGCGCGGGTGCCCGCGGAGGGCCTGTTCAGGCCACGGAGGCCATGCGCCCGGCGGGCGGCACGGCGCTGCTGTGATGGATCGGGGTATGCGCGCCGGTCAGCGGAACACCGCTGCCGCCGCGCCGGGCGGCGACGATCTCGGCGGCTATCGACAGGGCGGTCTCCTCGGGCGTACGGGCACCCAGGTCGAGGCCGATCGGCGAGTGCAGCCGGGCCAGTTCCCGTTCGGTGACCCCGGCCTCGCGCAGCCGGTCGTTGCGCTGCAGATGCGTGCGGCGCGAGCCCATCGCACCGACGTACGCGGCCGGCAGCTTCAACGCGGCCTCCAGCAGCGGGACATCGAACTTGGCGTCATGGGTGAGCACGCACAGGACGGTACGGGCGTCGACGCCGGTCCTGGCCAGATAGCGGTGCGGCCAGTCGACGACCAGCTCGTCCGCTTCCGGGAATCTGGCCTTCGTGGCGAAGACGGGGCGGGCGTCGCACACCGTGACGTGGTAGCCGAGGAACTTCCCGGCCCGCACCAGCGCGGCGGCGAAGTCGATGGCCCCGAACACGATCATCCGGGGCGGCGGGACGCTGGACTCGACGAGCAGCGTGAGGGGCTGCCCGCAGAGCGAGCCGTCGGCGCCGATGGTGAGGGGGCCGGTGCGGCCCGCGTCCAGCATCGCGCGGGCCTCGGCGGCGGCGGTGCGGTCGAGCTCGGGGTGTCCCCCGAGCCCGCCCTCGTAACCGCCGCCCGGCCGGACCAGCAGGGGCCGGCCGAGGAGTCCGGCGGGCCCGTCGGTGATCCGGGCGACCGCGGCCGCTTCCCCCCGGGCGGCGGTGGCGAGCGCGGCGGCGTACACCGGGCGGGCGGGGTCGTCCGCCCGGACCGGTGTCACCAGGATGTCGATGATGCCGCCGCAGGTCAGACCGACCGCGAAGGCGTCCTCGTCGCTGTAGCCGAACTGCTCCCGGACGGTGATGCCGTCATCGAGGGCCTGTTGGCACAGTTCGTACACCGCGCCCTCCACACACCCGCCGGAGACCGATCCGATCACCGTGCCGTCACGGTCGACGGCCAGTGCGGCGCCCGGCTGCCTGGGCGCGCTGCCCCCGACGGCCACGACGGTGGCCACCGCGAAGTCGCGTCCTTGCCCGACCCATCGGTCGAGCTCCTCGGCGATGTCCAGCATCTCGGTCTCCTTGACGGATGTGTGAAGAGCCGTGCGTCAGCTGACGCCCAGCCAGCTCTCGAGCGGGTGGAGCGCGAAGTAGACGATGAAGATCACCGTCAGCCCCCACATGAAGGCCCCGACCTCGCGGGCCCGGCCCTGGGCGACCTTGATCGCGACCCAGGAGATGACACCTGCCGCCACACCGGTGGTGATGGTGTACGTGAACGGCATCAGGACCACGGTGAGGAAGACCGGGATGGCGACGGCACGGTCGCTCCAGTCCACGTGGCGGGCGTTCTGCATCATCATGGCGCCGATGACGACCAGGGCGGCGGACGCCACCTCGGCCGGCACG
Protein-coding regions in this window:
- a CDS encoding urease subunit gamma produces the protein MFLTPSDTDKLLLSVAGMVARDRRERGVRLNYPEAVALLACWAMERAREGAGVADLMTLGRSVLTRADVLEGVPEMLHDVQVEATFPDGRKLVTITSPIP
- a CDS encoding urease subunit beta, with protein sequence MIPGEIRTGPGVVHVNSDRRKLRLTVVNDGDRPIQIGSHFHFFDVNPALSFDRSQAEGFRLDIPSGTSLRFEPGVGAEITLVELGGRGTVPGIVVRTAPWFRGAEGTAAGAAQDAAETEGV
- a CDS encoding urease subunit alpha, which produces MAQLTRAAYAAFYGPTTKDRIRLADTDLWIEVEEDRCFGGDEAVFGGGKSIRESMGQATTSRADGALDLVITNVVVLDHWGIVKTDIGIRAGRIVALGRSGNPDIGEGVHPELVIGPGTDVVSGEGRILTAGAVDTHVHFLMPETLHEALATGTTTVIGGGTGATEGSKATTVTPGAWNLAMMHRSLDRVPLNIMLFGKGSTVGEEALREAALGGAGGYKVHEDWGATPAAIDAALKAADAYGLQVALHGDSLNEAGYVEGTLDAIAGRGIHVFHAEGAGGGHAPDIITVASYPNILPASTNPTLPHTVNTVDEHLDMLMVCHHLNPRVPEDLAFAESRIRASTIAAEDILHDIGALSITSSDAQAMGRIGEVICRTWQVAHVMKQRFGDRGSELPADNERARRYVAKYTICPAVAHGIDHVIGSVEPGKLADLVLWDPAFFGIRPAAVIKGGMVVYAPLGDANAAIPTTQPVLLRPTAAAGAAPHLSVSFVAPAALADGLAERLGLERELVAVRPTRHLTKADLPNNTALPDIEVDPETFAIHIDGELVEPSPATELPLAQRYSMF
- a CDS encoding XdhC family protein, giving the protein MLDIAEELDRWVGQGRDFAVATVVAVGGSAPRQPGAALAVDRDGTVIGSVSGGCVEGAVYELCQQALDDGITVREQFGYSDEDAFAVGLTCGGIIDILVTPVRADDPARPVYAAALATAARGEAAAVARITDGPAGLLGRPLLVRPGGGYEGGLGGHPELDRTAAAEARAMLDAGRTGPLTIGADGSLCGQPLTLLVESSVPPPRMIVFGAIDFAAALVRAGKFLGYHVTVCDARPVFATKARFPEADELVVDWPHRYLARTGVDARTVLCVLTHDAKFDVPLLEAALKLPAAYVGAMGSRRTHLQRNDRLREAGVTERELARLHSPIGLDLGARTPEETALSIAAEIVAARRGGSGVPLTGAHTPIHHSSAVPPAGRMASVA
- a CDS encoding S8 family peptidase — translated: MTFTPSTVSGRARPARAGRRALLIATSVALVSGALLPATGAASAATGHLPSTGHPATPVKQYDITLLTGDVVHYADGAGKQDTVTVDRPDGASGGVHVQQAGDDVYVLPDEAAGLIAAGKLDRRLFNVTALAKMGYDDKKSGGIPLIATYPAGKARSLPAAPRGSKTVRRLESIHGAALKAAKATTRAFWDDIAATPKARSLDNGIGRLWLDGRVEAALKDSVPQVNAPQAWAAGYDGKGSKVAVLDTGIDADHPDVKDRVLESRSFVPGQEVDDKNGHGTHVASTIAGSGAASGGLNKGVAPAAGLIIGKVLSDEGSGADSGIIEAMEWAKAEGADVVSMSLGSSIPDDGSDPMSQAVDALSADGGPLFVIAAGNAYGAGTIGSPGSAEKALTIAAVDKQDNRAGFSSMGPLTRSYGLKPDLSAPGVDINAAASQSVPGIEGMYQSMSGTSMATPHVAGAAAIVKQRHPDWSGQRIKDALMTSSKELPDYTPYEQGSGRLDVKAAIDTTIEATGSVAVASYNWPHSDSDPVAERTITYRNTGKTDVTLDLAADTDADAYTLSAKQLTVPAGSTAEAVLSLDPSKVANNTTFSGQVIAKDATGATVAHTGFALNKEQELYDLKIELRDRAGKPMDGQVAFAALGDENIGVVGVSGETTLRLPPGNYTAWTAADIKGDTADSQALAFLAAPEIILDKSTTVSLDASKAHKIAVKTPKETETRQLRYDMARTAPDGTVQRDAYQIPLTYDQLWASPTKKVTKGSFSFLTRWRQGEKLIDLTADGRDVPVTVQSGSPVAEDSRKKLGSVFAGDGAAADYRGISARGKAVVIRSSTAVTPADRIAAAVAAGAEALFVVNQGDGVLMESYTDYGTTAAIPIATVRRLAGDGLVKAAQRGKKVTVEQRRFARYVYDLVDRHDGTIPDRSLAFAPAARQLAKVENTFYGNRDVVGGGFRYDIPDYGYGIGFQEYERFPGTRTEWVTPLPGASFWYEDHSVFNDDGTDVALEERSGTMDYQAGRDYRGTWFAPVSRPRLGTGYWGPFRSEYNDIQFNITPWTDSGAGHSGSMENEYDNGTIAFFQGDTQLSKSAGRAGYAFDLSPEKLPYRLALDASRDEGTWKTSIRTHTEWNFLSGAIDPAGPGQADIPLLQLDYDVKTDLAGDVKAGKTTEIGLSSATQEWLDGAVKAKKASLSVSYDDGESWSAVQLKKDSAGSWTARFKTPKKGATAVSLKAHAEAGDGFTVDQEIIRAFGLK